The sequence below is a genomic window from Deinococcus humi.
CCACTGGGCGTAGGTCATCCGCGCGATCTCGAAGCCGTCACGCGTGCGGGTGTAGTCGCCCCGGCCCCCCATACGCCCGATCAGGTCCAGCGTCGCCGTGTCGATGTAATGCCGCTCTTCGTCCAGCACGGCGTCGGCACGCAGGCTCAGGCCGATGACCTCTCCAAGGATGATGCGGGTCTTCCCGATTTGCAGGGTCTGCACCTCCACACATTCCAGCGTGGCGGGGCTGGCCCGCACGCGGGGTACGGCGATCCGGACGCCCGGTTCCAGTTCGATCCCCAGCTGGGTCACCTCGGCCACGCCGTGGGGGAAGTCGGTGGCCGTGTCACTCATGACCTGTGCCAGCGCCGCGCTGACCAGATTGACGCTGAACTCGCCGCCCGGCACGATGTTCAGCGCCGTGTCCTTGGGCGTGCCGTCGGCGCGGTCACCGGGCGCGAAGGTCACGATGGGCGGATCGGAGCCCATCAGGCCGAAGAAGCTGTAGGGGGCCAGATTCGGCACGTCACCCTCGCCCAGGGTGCAGACCCAGGCAATTGGACGCGGGACGACGGTCGCGGTCAGCAGCTTGTAGCGGGCCGTGTTGGGCAGTTCGGTCAGATCGAAGTGTCTGAAGGCTGTGGAGGTGAACTCGGGGGACGGGGCCATGCCACAGCGTAGCGGGCGCTAGCATGTGGACCCATGAGCGCCGACCCCACCCCCTCCTACCGCGACGCCTACGCGAGGCTGTCGCGCATCGCCGCAGAGCTGGAAACGGGCGAGGCTGATCTGGACCGCGTTCTGCCCCTGCTGGAGGAGGCCCGCGAGGCCTACGCGCAGTGCCGGGAACGCATTGAGGCCGTGCGGGCGGTGCTGGCCGGTGACTGGGCGGACGGCGCGGAGGATGAGGAAGACGAGGCCTAGGCACGGCAAGCCTTTCCTCGCGCACTTTTCCCCGCGTGCGACGCGCCTAGACTAGGCCCCGATGCTGCCTGCCCGTGCCCCTTTCGCCCGCCTGGAGGGGTTCCTGCGCGACACCCTAGGCGGCGGCGCAACCCGGCTGCACGAGGAGGAGGCCGCCCCGGCCCGCACCGTACCCGTGGGGGAACTGGGCTGGTCTGCGGGGGTGGCGCGCGGCTTCGGGTTTCAGCAGGTCTACGCGCACCAGGCCGAGACGTACCGCTTGATGCGCGGCGGCAAGCACGTCATCGTGACCACGCCCACGGCCAGCGGCAAGACCGGCGCCTTTTTTCCCGCCGTGTTCGACCGACTGGAACGCGATCCACGCGCCACGGCGCTGTTCATCTATCCGCTGGTGGCGCTGGGTCAGGACCAGCGCGACAAGCTGCTGGCCTTCAAGGAACGCGGCGGTTTCGGCTGGGACATCGGGGCATTTCAGGGCGGCGCGCAGGCCACTGCCGCCTTTGCGGACAGCGTGCGGATGGTCACGGCCACCCCTGACAAGTTGCACTGGTCCCTGACCCACCCCCGCGTGCGCGAGTTCCTGAGGAATCTCTCCTTCATTGTGCTGGACGAGGCCCATACCTACCGGGGCGGCTTCGGCTCGGAGGTGGCGGGCATGCTGCGCCGCCTGCTGGAACTGTCGCGGGCGCTGGGAGCGAGTCCTCAGGTGGTGCTGAGCACCGCCACCATCGGCAACCCCGCCGAATTCGCCCGCGAACTGATCGGCGTGGACGCGGTCGAGGTCTCCGAATCCGGCGCGGCGCGGCCCGGCAAGCGCTTCTATCTGGCGGACCACAGAGGACAGCCTCGCCGCTTCTGGAATGCCGTGATGGAAGCCTCACAGCGCTATGACCTGAAGGTGCTGGCCTTTTTCCGGGGCCGCAGCCGGGCCGCGCGGCTGTACGGCACCTACCGGGCCCATCCGCAGTACGCCCGCCACGCCCACCTGTACATGGCCGGCACCAGTGACCGCGAGGGCCGCCTGACCGAGTTCCGCCGCGCGGGCAGCGGCGTGATGTTCGCCACCAACGCGCTGGAGGCTGGGGTGGACATCGGTGACCTGGAGGTGGTCATCATCGACGGCTACCCGGGGTCGCGCATGGCCTTCCGGCAGATGGCGGGCCGCGCCGGGCGAATCGCGCCGGGGCTGGTGCTGTACCTGCCCGCGCTCAACGAGCAGGGCGTGCCGCAGCCCGCCGACGCGTTTTACAGCAACTCGGGCAACTTTCTGGAGCTGCTCACTGGCCCCATCGAGAAGGCGGTGGTGGAAGCGGCCAACCCGTACCTCTCCCCCCGGCACCGCGCCCGCCAGAACGAGGAGTACGGCGCGGCAGGCCTGCGCGGGCCGCACGCGGCCGCCGTGGAAACGCAGAAATACTGGAACCTGCGTGGCGAGGGCAGCCTGAAGTACGCCGTGGTGGAGGTCGCCGACTGGGAACGGCTGGGATTGAGGGCCCTGGACACCCCGCTGGAGTCCCCCAGCCAGCATTACGCGCTGACCGAAAAGCATGAGGGCGCGGTCTTCACCCTCGACGGCCAGGGCTACAAGGTGCTGCGCTGGGAGAAACACCCTGCCGGAACCGCGATCATCGTGGAGAGATTCAGCGCCGAGAACCTGTTCACGCGCGGCCTGTACAGCATCGAGGTCACGCCGGGCCAGATGACGCCGTGGCAGCGGCGCGGGCCACTGGCCTACCGGCACGGCGAGGTCAGCATCCGCCGCCGTTACACCGGCTACCAGATGCTGCGGCAGGTCTTCGAGCGTGTGTGCGTGGGCTGCGACCGCGATCCCGGTCCCGCCGAACGCACCTGCGCCCGCTGTGGGGGCCGCATTCAGGACCGGATGCAGGACCACAAGTTGTCCGAACACCTGTACGACGAACCCACGGAATTGCCGCCCTTTCGCACCAGTGCGCTGGAAATCGGGCTGGATCCGCGCGCTACCGAGCGGCCCAGCGCGGTGGCGCATACCCTCAAACACCTGCTGCAAAAGGTCACGCCGGAGCGGGTGGCCTGCGACGAGAATGATCTGGCCGGGGCATTCCGGGGCGGACACGACGCGTATTTCTTTCTGTACGACGACTGGCTGGGCGGGCTGGGCGTGTCGCGCCGCGCCTACGAACAACTGGACGACCTCCTGATCCGCGCCCTGGCGCTGTGTTCCAAGACGTGCTGCAAGAACGCCGAGGGCTGTTACGAGTGCATCGCCGTCTCGCGCTGCTACGCGCCGTACCTGCCCAGCGGCGAGCGTCGTCCCACCGACAAGCAGGCCACCCGCCTGTTTCTGGAAGGGCTGCTGGGGGTGCAACCCACTCCGGAAGCGCAGGCCGAGGCCGCCGCCCCCGAACCCGCGCCGGAACTCGTGCCGTCGTGGCCCCTCCAGGCGCGGGAAATGCTGGATCTTCACGGCCTCTCGCTGCCTGAGGTCAGCGCCCGACTGGGCATTCCCAGCCGCGAACTGCAGCGGGCAGTCAGTAGCACACAGCCGCTGCGCCTGCACCACGCCAAATTCGGCGACGGTGTGTTCATGGGCGGCTTCTATCAGGGCGACAAGCGCGAGGTCCTGGTCTATTTTCCCGGCGTGGGCCAGAAGCGGTTGCTGCTGAAGTTTGCGGGGCTGACCGTGATCGAGCGGGAACCGGGGGCGGTGGCCCGTTGATGGGCCGCGTCACCCTCCCCTGAAAACCGCTGCTCCTATTTCCACTCCCGCCAGCCTCTTCGCCGCCTCAAGGAGCACTTCGGGCGGCTGCACCAGGGCGAAGCGCACGAAACCCTCGCCGCGTTCTCCGAAAGCCCGGCCGGGGCTGACCACCACGCCGCATTCCTCGGCAGCGTGCACGGCGTAGGCCACGCTGTCGGTCAGGCCGGGCACCCGCGCCCAGGCGTACATGCTGGCCTGGGGCCACTGAACCTCCCAGCCCAACTCGCGCAGGGCCGGCACCAGAGCGTCGCGGCGGGCCTGGAAGACGGCGGTCCCGGCGCGGCCCACCGCGTCAGGCAGGCTCAGCGCCAGCGTGGCAGCCCGCTGAATGCCCAGGTACGCGTGGAAGTCCACCGCGCCCTTCACACGGGCCAGCGCGGCCAGCGCCCCGGCGTCCCCGGCGGCGAAACCCACCCGGAAACCGCCCATGTGGTGGGTCTTGCTCAGCGAATGCAGTTCCACCACGCCATTTAAGCCCGCTTCCAGGGCGCTGGGGGCGCGGTAGTCGCCAAACGTCAGTTCGGCATAGGGGTGATCGTGAATCAGCAGGGTGCCCCGCCGCCGACACCACGCGGCAGCCTCCTCAAAAAAAGCCACGCTCGCCACCGCCGAAGTCGGATTGTTGGGGTAGTTGAGCAGCAGGGCACGTGGCCGCAGGTCCTCTGGAAGGGTCTCCAGATCGGGCAGAAAGCCGCGTTCGGGCAGCAGGGGCAGGGGGACCGTCTTCAGTCCGGCCACCGCCGCCGCCCCCAGGTACGGGGGGTAGCCGGGATCGGGCAGCAGCAGCGTGTCGCCCGGATCGGTGACGGCCAGCAACAGGTGTGCGAGCCCCTCCTGCGCGCCGATCAGCGGCAGGACTTCCGTTTCGGGATCGACCTTGATCCCGAAGCGCCGCAGCAGATACGTGGCGGCGGCCTCGCGCAGCGGCGCCGTGTCACTGAACAGCGGGTAGCGGTAGGTCAGCGGATCGCGGGTGGCCTCGCGCAGGGCTTCAAGCACGGTCTCCGGCGGCGACTGATCGCTGCTGCCGATGCTCAGGTCAATGATGGGCAGCCCCCGTGCCCGCGCCCGCCCCTTCGCCGCGTCCATCAGCGCGAATACGCTGCCTGGCACGGCTCCCGCCCGTGATGACATCCACATGGGAGCAGGCTAGAGCATCCGGGGCAGAGGGCGGCGCCCTGCCGTTCTAAAGAACCTCCCGCCCCGTCCTCACGCGCCTCCGGCCCCAGCCCCGCTAGCGTGCGGGTATGCAAATCAGCCGCACGATGAGCCTGGACCCCATTCTGGACCGTATGGGCCGCGAGGCCACCAGCCTGCACGAGGCCGAGGCCATGCGTGAGGTGCTCGCTGAGCGCTACGAAGGTCAGGACGTGACAGCCATCAACGAGCACGACTGGCTGGAAGCAATGGGCCGGATGGAACAGATCAAGCAGACGGGCAACGAGGGCATGAAATAGGCGAAGGCCCGTTCAATTCTCCCGCGTGACCAGCGTCCCCTGTGTGTCAATCGGAAAGTCGATGACCTGCCCGCTCAGACCATTCTTGGTCAGTACCCCGTTCAAGTAGACGTGGAGCGGCGCGGTGTCCTGGCGGGTGTCGTGGAAGCACAGCACCGTCGGCCCCGCACCGGACAGGGCCGCACCCAGCGCGCCATGCCGCCAGGCGTCGTCCAGGATGTCGCTCAGACCCGGCACCAGCGGGGCACGCCAGACCTGGTGGATGTAGTCCTGCATGGCGTGCCGCAGCAGATCGAGGCGTCCCTGTGAGAGCGCGGCGGCCAGCAGCGCGGCATGGGACAGCGCGTGGACAGCGTCTGCCCGGCTGTACTCGCGGGGCAGCACCGCGCGGGCTTTGCTGGTACTCAGCTCGAAATCAGGAATCAGCACGGTGACGCCCAGGTTCGCAGGTGGGTCCAGGCGCACGTAATGCGTGCCCAGCTTGTCCAGCGTGGCCACCACAATGCCGCCGAACAGCGCCGGTGCGACGTTGTCGGGATGACCCTCCTCACGAGCGGCCACGTCCAGCACAGCGTGATCGTCCAGCGGGCTACCCAGCAGCTCGTTGGCGGCCACAATCCCGGCCACCAGGGCGGCAGCGCTGCTGCCCAGGCCACGGGCCAGCGGCACCTCAGTGGTGATCTCCACGCGGGCAGGCGGCAGGGTCAGGCCCGTGCGCCTGGCCACCAGCAGCATGGCCTGATACACGTAGTTGCTCTCATCGGCAGGGGTGCCTTCCAGCCCCGGCCCCAGCGGTACCACCTGCGTCACGTCGTCCGGCGTGATCCGCAGGGTCGTGTACAGCGGCACACTCAGGCCCAGGCTATCGAAGCCGGGTCCCAGATTGGCGCTGCTGGCCGGGGCACGTACGGTAAAGGCCGTCATGGCGAGCGGCGCCGTTGGGGCAGGCGCGGAACATCCAGGCTGAAAGAGAGAGGGGTAGGCATTCCAGGCACCAAGGAGGGCCTCCAGAACAGTTCACGGGGCCACGCGGGGCCGGGCAGGTCCATGCGCCCATGCTAGTCGCCCACACACAGTGGAAAGGCGTGGAGGTAAGACAAATGCCCGCCGCCGTTTTGTCCCTCCGTGTATCCCCCATAACGTCAAGGCAGAATCAGAAATGAGGAGGGCGGCGCGCCTTTCTGAGAGGATCAGGGCGGTGAAATTGAAGGGTTCACTATTTGCCCTTTGCGCAGTGTTAAGAAAGTGAGTTTCTCCTCAATTGGCGCCTGTCCCCAGTTTCATGCTTCACCCACAACGAGCGTTTCACGTTGGAACTCTAACGATTCAAACAGGAGGTCACGAACATGGGTTGGATCATTACTATTCTGGTGGGTGCGCTTTGCGGTTGGCTGGCAAGCATGATCATGAACACCAATGCACAGCAGGGTGCCATCGCCAACATCCTGATCGGGATCGTGGGCGCATTGCTGGCCCAGTGGATCTTTGCAGGTTTGCTCAATATCGGCGGCGCGAATGCAGCGGGCGACGGCTTCAGCTTCTGGAGCATCATCTGGGGCGTGGTCGGTAGCGTCATTCTTATTGCGATTCTCAAGGCCCTTAAAGTTCTGCGCTAAGCTTCCTGTTCAAATGACCGGACATCCCAGTGGTGTCCGGCTTTTTTGTCCCATGAAGTCACTTTTTGAAGTAAACCTC
It includes:
- a CDS encoding aminotransferase class I/II-fold pyridoxal phosphate-dependent enzyme, translated to MWMSSRAGAVPGSVFALMDAAKGRARARGLPIIDLSIGSSDQSPPETVLEALREATRDPLTYRYPLFSDTAPLREAAATYLLRRFGIKVDPETEVLPLIGAQEGLAHLLLAVTDPGDTLLLPDPGYPPYLGAAAVAGLKTVPLPLLPERGFLPDLETLPEDLRPRALLLNYPNNPTSAVASVAFFEEAAAWCRRRGTLLIHDHPYAELTFGDYRAPSALEAGLNGVVELHSLSKTHHMGGFRVGFAAGDAGALAALARVKGAVDFHAYLGIQRAATLALSLPDAVGRAGTAVFQARRDALVPALRELGWEVQWPQASMYAWARVPGLTDSVAYAVHAAEECGVVVSPGRAFGERGEGFVRFALVQPPEVLLEAAKRLAGVEIGAAVFRGG
- a CDS encoding flavin reductase family protein; amino-acid sequence: MAPSPEFTSTAFRHFDLTELPNTARYKLLTATVVPRPIAWVCTLGEGDVPNLAPYSFFGLMGSDPPIVTFAPGDRADGTPKDTALNIVPGGEFSVNLVSAALAQVMSDTATDFPHGVAEVTQLGIELEPGVRIAVPRVRASPATLECVEVQTLQIGKTRIILGEVIGLSLRADAVLDEERHYIDTATLDLIGRMGGRGDYTRTRDGFEIARMTYAQWQEREGSQG
- the thrB gene encoding homoserine kinase; translated protein: MTAFTVRAPASSANLGPGFDSLGLSVPLYTTLRITPDDVTQVVPLGPGLEGTPADESNYVYQAMLLVARRTGLTLPPARVEITTEVPLARGLGSSAAALVAGIVAANELLGSPLDDHAVLDVAAREEGHPDNVAPALFGGIVVATLDKLGTHYVRLDPPANLGVTVLIPDFELSTSKARAVLPREYSRADAVHALSHAALLAAALSQGRLDLLRHAMQDYIHQVWRAPLVPGLSDILDDAWRHGALGAALSGAGPTVLCFHDTRQDTAPLHVYLNGVLTKNGLSGQVIDFPIDTQGTLVTREN
- a CDS encoding DEAD/DEAH box helicase, with the translated sequence MLPARAPFARLEGFLRDTLGGGATRLHEEEAAPARTVPVGELGWSAGVARGFGFQQVYAHQAETYRLMRGGKHVIVTTPTASGKTGAFFPAVFDRLERDPRATALFIYPLVALGQDQRDKLLAFKERGGFGWDIGAFQGGAQATAAFADSVRMVTATPDKLHWSLTHPRVREFLRNLSFIVLDEAHTYRGGFGSEVAGMLRRLLELSRALGASPQVVLSTATIGNPAEFARELIGVDAVEVSESGAARPGKRFYLADHRGQPRRFWNAVMEASQRYDLKVLAFFRGRSRAARLYGTYRAHPQYARHAHLYMAGTSDREGRLTEFRRAGSGVMFATNALEAGVDIGDLEVVIIDGYPGSRMAFRQMAGRAGRIAPGLVLYLPALNEQGVPQPADAFYSNSGNFLELLTGPIEKAVVEAANPYLSPRHRARQNEEYGAAGLRGPHAAAVETQKYWNLRGEGSLKYAVVEVADWERLGLRALDTPLESPSQHYALTEKHEGAVFTLDGQGYKVLRWEKHPAGTAIIVERFSAENLFTRGLYSIEVTPGQMTPWQRRGPLAYRHGEVSIRRRYTGYQMLRQVFERVCVGCDRDPGPAERTCARCGGRIQDRMQDHKLSEHLYDEPTELPPFRTSALEIGLDPRATERPSAVAHTLKHLLQKVTPERVACDENDLAGAFRGGHDAYFFLYDDWLGGLGVSRRAYEQLDDLLIRALALCSKTCCKNAEGCYECIAVSRCYAPYLPSGERRPTDKQATRLFLEGLLGVQPTPEAQAEAAAPEPAPELVPSWPLQAREMLDLHGLSLPEVSARLGIPSRELQRAVSSTQPLRLHHAKFGDGVFMGGFYQGDKREVLVYFPGVGQKRLLLKFAGLTVIEREPGAVAR
- the xseB gene encoding exodeoxyribonuclease VII small subunit, whose translation is MSADPTPSYRDAYARLSRIAAELETGEADLDRVLPLLEEAREAYAQCRERIEAVRAVLAGDWADGAEDEEDEA
- a CDS encoding GlsB/YeaQ/YmgE family stress response membrane protein, translating into MGWIITILVGALCGWLASMIMNTNAQQGAIANILIGIVGALLAQWIFAGLLNIGGANAAGDGFSFWSIIWGVVGSVILIAILKALKVLR